CGTATCTCTCAAAATAGTTTAAGCCACTGGGATGTTGTTGAGCTTCTACATATCTGCTATCTAAGTTATCTACAAAGCCATTTTTGTCCCAATATTTACACGTTTTGGAAGTTTTAAAACCTTTAGAAAAGTATTCCATAGGCCCTGGGGGCGCTGCGGGAGCAAACACTGCGGGGTTATGAGAGGGGGTTGGCCTCACTGTTGTCGTCGTGCTGCCAGTGCCTTGAATCATAACGATTAGCGAAACGTGGATAAttgaatcaaaaatttaagtaatgACTTTACTTTGAGCTGGTTTTATCACATACTTCATGAGCTCGGTATCATGAGCGATAACCTGCATGGCTGCAGGGATATACGAACCGGACAATTTGGAGGCTTTTTCAAAACTCGGAGGGCCTCTGAGGATATTGCTTTCCCCCAAACGCAGCTAAAATTCTTCTAAATTAGCACCCTGAACAccagatttggaaaaaaaatttacctgAACTAAGCAGCTGATACAAAACAGCCGTAAAACAGAATTCATGATGGTTGGAGAGACAATCACATATATCACAGAGCTTATGCTACACCAATTTACATATCTAGCTCGGCAGTAAAGCTGTACCAGTATTGTTCACCAAAGTCTAAATTTACATTTGCTGGGAGAACCAGAACCAGATTCTCCGCGGtggtaccattaaaaaaacgtCGACGTCTTCGCGGAGTATCAACGCTTTTGACGCGCAGATTCGAAAAGTGGTTCTTAATATCTCCACGAGGTTCCAAGCCCGTTcgtattatttgttttattgtcggatataacgaattttttattagacctgaatttaattcatttttaactgtgttataattattgttttcttggGGCGAATCAGATGGCAATGACACGAATGCAGCACTTCGGTAGAATCACGCAGCTTGAAGAAATCAATTTTGTAtttcaataaagaaaaaccGATGAAGGAAGAACTAATCGTGACATTAACTTTAGATCTTCGGCGTGGTCGGCATAATGCTACTTACGCAGTAATCTGTGTCAAGTACCGGTATTAGATACACTCAGTGAAGAGCAAATATTTAGGCAATTAGttatttgtacattttttcaacattCCAATTCAGCATTTCTTGAACGAGAATAAATTGGCttagattaaatttttctctatACTTTAGATAATTAAAGGACTACACTATAACGAAGATTTACGATTCGTCCGTATATTTCTAGATCACTACATTCATAATTTGCTCACAAAAATCACAGttctcaataaataaataaaatacacaaTCATGCAATAAATCTAAAGACCCTCAGAGGTGCTTACAGTCACCGGACTTTGACCGCCAGCAGCAATCTGGGCTACTGCCCCATAGGTAAGCCCAACAATTGACCCTAAAAGTTCaacgaaaaaaattcctaGGGATCCTAATCGACTTGGTTCTTgttcctttaatttttcattttttttgttagtgaCAAGTTTGTCCTTATTAATTTGGtcaatttccaaattaactTCTATTGGGGTTTCAGCTTCTGCTTTCGGAGATTTCTTTGGAGTTGTGGGAATTTGCTGAATATGCTCTAGAATTGTTATATTGACACTACTAGTTGGCACTGGTTTAGtgtcatttttaatgtttgtaCTGTTCGTGTCTTTCATGGACTCATCATTTTTTTCAGATCTATTATGATAGGCATTTTTGATTTGTGCGATTAATCGTAACTTCGTTAGAATTTTGCCAATCTAAAAGTAGGAAAAAGTCCAACTCTAAGaatagaaaataagaaaacattacctttttatgaaataaattcggAGATGCCTCATTGGCGTTTTCACcatttagctcttcatcattcTCTTCAGGAAACGGGTCTATACCATCTTTCTCTTCTTGCAACTGAGTAACCTTAGCACTTTGCCTCCTGAAATCGGTTATGTAGGACGCTGCTGTGATCGGAGCTGACGCCGAAGCTGAGGCTGAACTAGCCAAATCGAAGAGAGCACGTGGAGCGTTATAGACCCATGGGGCGGCCACCGTAGAAGAGAccttaaattaacaaaaaatccaaTGTTAGTAAACTTCAACGAGTTACAAATTATCTACTTACGTGAAGTACGAAGGTGAATGTAATAATCCCCTTAACGGCAAGCATGTTTTAAGTTGAAAACTGTTGAAACTGACGTTCGACACCACGAAGAACTTGAGATTTATGGTTTGGTATACGAAACCGAATTAAAAACTCGCacacaataaacaataatatattcTTAGCCATGGTTTAAATACACTCCCTACTTGGGGTTAGTTGCGCAATGTGCATGTGTAACATCAAGCTTTGAATAAAACGATGATAGCTCAACTGCAAcctatttttttcctatttgttTGTCATTAGAAAAATGTCTTGTATCGATTTTGCTTATTAATATAACTTTTCGTCAACAAGTCCCTATTGTATCTCGATGCTACTTCCTCGTAAGAATTTACcttccaaattgaaaaaaaaattagattctGTAATTAATTCGCTTAACATAAATTCTGCTTCAAGAACATCTAGCAAtctgaaattattaatcaaatatAATTACAATGACCATAGAATTCGTCTTAAAATTGCTCAATACTCATTTGGTATTCAATTGGGTTAGTCCTACTTTTATTATTACCGACTTAAATAATTCGTTTATTAAGCAAATTACCCGGTGCTACTTAAATTATATCCATGATTGATGGTTGCAAATAattatggtaatttttaaaataatttgaaaattggcatCTCAGTCAATGTGCTGCTGCTGTATTTTTCTATTGGTTGTAATTGTGATGTTAATATGCCTGTATGCAAGTGATAATCTGAAGCAAAGGTTAATCGTATGGATTAACATGCAGGTACCATCTTCGACCTTCGTGGTTGCCAATGGCCTAGaacaatatacatatgtatatggtTCAAGAAGTTCAATCTTTTCGTCCACAATGCTATTAAATTCGCTAGGAGgagaatcaaaaataaaaattcaaactcgCTTCAAAGTTccctttgaaaatttgtctCCATAATTACCTATTGCGTCCTTTAATATCCTTTTGGAAACGCGGATTTCTTCTTCCTTAGAAGATATACTAACATTACCTAGAAATTTATGTTACTTAATGGATAATGACCGTGCACAAAATCGTCTTGGATTGTATTTCTTTTTGATATTAGAATAAAGAAATAACTCAAGGATTTTTCGATTTGGAGGAACCTCATTAGATAGATAGAAGAGTTAAGCTGGATctgaaaaatgcaacaaattAAACCCAAGTCGGACAATTTCAATATCCCAATAGCATGAAAACAACTAACAATAATTACTTttctacaaaattattattgaatctcATAATTCCTGCTTTGACAACATATcatatatatttgaaaagtagTATTTGTAATCGATACAATATGGCAGTGATTTTATAAACTATGATGAGGCCTTAAATGAAGCATTTTGGTATGTGTAAGAACACAATTCAACAAATTGttacttaaaaaacataaGAACAATTGTTACCTGGGTAcaagagaaaaagaaatatttatatgtCTAAAATCTACAtctgaaaattcataaaactcTAGAATAATATTAAAGGCTAAATTAATGAGGAGCACATCAAATCAGCcttaaaagtgtttttaatatAACCTTCACATCTTCATTCTTCAACCGCCACGGGTAACTTCCTGGTGCTTTTCGTCTCGATATTAAACAACCCAGAATTCCTCAACATAGCGGCAGCATATGGATCGCCAAAAGCAGTAGCATGCGACGTAGCTACACCACCCTTTCCCGTAGAAAATGCATTAGCTATAGCTGTAGCTGACCCTGGATAAGTTTCTTCCTGAGCTCCATTGGATCTCGTTTGAGAACGGCCTGATGGAGAACCTCCATTGATGAAGACGGGAAAGAATGCATTGTAGGCTGGAGCACCATCTGTAGTTAGATGAAGATTATTGTTTGtttcttgatttatttaatgaaaaacatacTCTTTCCACTTCCCAAGAAAGGCCAGGAGGCCGGTAGTGAAGTGTCATCTTGTTCTTCTTCTGGCTGAGCAGGTGCTGAGGTAGTGGCAGTAGGTCTTCTGGCTCTGCCTATTTTAACTTTCCTTACTCCCGAAGGGGCTAAAAATACAATGTATCTCGGAATTTAGCAAATACTGTTGTGCGTACCCTTTGTAGTGGTTATAATTGGTGCTTTAGTAGTAGGAGCAATTGCAGCTTCAGTGGTGATTTCCTCGATAGAAAACAATGTTTCCTGTTCACTGCCTTTCGAACTATTTGGTTcagaaaactcagaaaaaatactttcaggCTCGGTTTCATTGATTGTATCAGGTTCAGAAATTGAAGGAAGGAATTGCTGTCTTTCTGTGGTTTGAGCTGAAAATTGCTCTTGCGAAGCCTGCAAAACAACTAATATGCACAAAATGATAAAAGATGCATCAAAAGTAATTTGTACCTCGTTGTACTGATTAGGAACTGCAGGAACAATAGCTCGGGAAGGTACAAATGTAGGTCCTGAGAAGGAATTTGTCGCTACAGTATCTCCTACCACCATTGCAGTCATTTGGCCGGGAGTAATATATTCTAGGGTGGGATGTCCGTCTCTGGCAAAACGAGGATTTGCGTAGAAACTGCCACCCACCATATAGGATTTTGGATAATAATAACTAGATCCTAAAGTAATGAAAAGTTTTGAAAGAATGTAACTGTATTATTTCAGGCCTGATAAGATTAATAActcctttttcaattttcaacggAAACGGTGCCTGCACCAAAATATTACGAaacgtaaaaatgaaaattgaagaagtAAATTCCCATAAAACCCATCCCCCTTACTTGACTTCGGAACAGCATCTCCAAGAGACACCAACACCAAGAAACACAACGCCTCTGTCACCCTTAACTTTAAACTGAACATGtttctgtttaatttatttgtatgttttaactttatatatatatatactctATTACTACTAACTACTAGTTAACAAGctacaacaattttaaacatagGGCCGTTTGGCAGGCAAATATATATTTCGCAATCCCATTTCTCCCACCATCAATTTTTAGAATCATATACCGTCCATCCATCCATCCACCCACCTGGCAAAAATTACCAATGCCAAACACGTTCAGATTTATAACGAGTGTTTGAGCAGCGATGGTCATtgcgaaattaaaattcttgttCTTTTTTATAACTAGAAGATAAACTATAGGAGGAGGCAAAATGTAATATATGAAGATGTTTAATGTAGATTGGGCAGTAATTAAGATTTTATAAAGATAATCATTCACTGAAAGCGTTGAAAGCATTAGCgatatttttctctatttatgAATTCATACGTTTGAAGAGAGGCTCCTCTAAGTCTACCTGAAACGACTACAAAATGGACACAATGTAAGTTTCTGAACAGGTGTGCTATTAAAGGCACATTCCATTCTAACCAggattcttcaaaaattcaaaaagtgcaaaaatgaTGCACACGACGTTGAACATGAATAAAGCATAAGCTGCTGCTCCTTCTTAGAACTGTCAGATCCGTACCTGAACAAATTCaagcaaaaaatacaaatgtaTCATTACTCAGATTTGAGAGGAAAGAAATCACCGATATTATCGTCGAACTTATTTGAGAAACTCTTTGTAAGAATTGggttaaaaaacaaatcttttattgatttaaaaatttccgcgcaaattttaattgctccATTTCTGTTTCGTCTGAAGAATCCACAAGTTGTAAATATCAGACAAACAGGCGTCTGAAAATCATATATCAATTTATCGACCAGAAGGAATCAATgcaaaatcttaaatattatTCGGACATAAACCATAAGCGTGTTCTgtgtttttagtaaatttggaAACTAAAAATGAAGAATGAGCTTCAACGTTTAATTGCCGATAAAGTGCCGTTCGATCATAGAAAATTAGAAAGAATTAgggaaatgttacaaaaattttattttcgaaatacaggatTTCTGTTCCTGTTACATAATTAGGCTCACTAAACATACAGGAGGATACTTTTTTCGTCGAATATTAGTTTTGTCACCCTTCATATGAacttcaaaaaggaaaatgcTCCTAGAAGTTCACTCGTGCTTTCATCGGTCATTGCATCAGACTTTCttctaaattagtttttcGTACTTCAATACAATGGACGGATAAGTGATACTTATCTGTGAATATAAATTGTTCACACGGTACTTACAACAAAAGAAAAGACGTCAAGACCGTATCGATATTAACTGGAAGGCATATTTTTAGACCATGTCATAAGGAAATGCAAATAAGAGTTAAGATCTAAAGGAATGGGGTgagaaaattgtcaaaatgtGCGATCGAAACAAAATTATGCCTAATAATTCcccttaatttttcaaaattagtaattttgtaatttagtttttctaGGTACGCAGATACTCTTGTGTAGTTTCTAAGATTAATTCAGGAAATTGTcatatttattggaaaattcagGAACGTTTAAGCCTTTTTTTCTGCTTTCCAAAAAAGGAATATTATTGTTCTAGTGAGatataatatcaaaattctCAGAAACATTGATACAAATGAGTATAGCGTGTTAGTTTGACTTGTTCCACTGATAAAACAAGTTGTTCATTATAAGTAATTTTCGATATTGTAATCTACAGTGCaaatgtcaaaaatgacttctttatgatattttattgtatttatagttttcttcgtaatgtaaacattaaataaattactaagTTTGTATATACAGTTATCTCATTGCcaaaactgcaaatttttGGAAAGGTCCAAGGACTTTCCTCAAGGATCTCAGAAACCTAATGCGTATTGGCGGAAGTAGGACGTACCTTACCATCGAAGTGGTACCTACTTGGTATGTGTCGCTAATCGGAATACATCGATAGACATTTTTATGAGATTTTATCAGATCATTTCTGAATCAAATTGTGAATGTTAAGTATATCGGTTGTTTTCTTTCATTAGCGATTTGTATTAATTTGcactataattttattactgccATTttgaatgtaataaaaaattccgtAT
The Euwallacea fornicatus isolate EFF26 chromosome 12, ASM4011564v1, whole genome shotgun sequence genome window above contains:
- the LOC136342376 gene encoding uncharacterized protein; this encodes MFSLKLRVTEALCFLVLVSLGDAVPKSRSSYYYPKSYMVGGSFYANPRFARDGHPTLEYITPGQMTAMVVGDTVATNSFSGPTFVPSRAIVPAVPNQYNEASQEQFSAQTTERQQFLPSISEPDTINETEPESIFSEFSEPNSSKGSEQETLFSIEEITTEAAIAPTTKAPIITTTKAPSGVRKVKIGRARRPTATTSAPAQPEEEQDDTSLPASWPFLGSGKNGAPAYNAFFPVFINGGSPSGRSQTRSNGAQEETYPGSATAIANAFSTGKGGVATSHATAFGDPYAAAMLRNSGLFNIETKSTRKLPVAVEE
- the LOC136342378 gene encoding uncharacterized protein — encoded protein: MLAVKGIITFTFVLHVSSTVAAPWVYNAPRALFDLASSASASASAPITAASYITDFRRQSAKVTQLQEEKDGIDPFPEENDEELNGENANEASPNLFHKKIGKILTKLRLIAQIKNAYHNRSEKNDESMKDTNSTNIKNDTKPVPTSSVNITILEHIQQIPTTPKKSPKAEAETPIEVNLEIDQINKDKLVTNKKNEKLKEQEPSRLGSLGIFFVELLGSIVGLTYGAVAQIAAGGQSPVTVSTSEGL